CCAAGAAAGGATTGGAGGGCTTTTTCGACAGTATCTTCCACCGTTAACCTCATTTGGGGAAAGTTCCGTCTCCCCGTTGTGTTTTTGTCTGTCCCAAACCCGAAAAGGACTAGCAATATGAGCAAGGTGACTTTATTGGATTTGCGAGGCACCCCCTGTCCTATCAATTTTATCCGTAGCAAGTTACAACTGGAAAAAATGAAACCTGGAGAGTTGTTGGAAATCTGGCTGGATGCGGGGGAGCCCATCGAACAGGTGCCCAATAGTCTGTCCACAGAAGGCTACAATATAGAAGGGATCGAAGAGAGGGACGGCTTCTTTGCGGTGTGTGTGAGGGCGTGAGTTAATATGACCTTAGAAATCGGTAACCCGCAGGAATACAAACTTGGTACTGTAATCTCCGCCCAGGCCAACTTCTATCAGGTGCGTTTGGAGAAGGGGGATACACTTCTATGTGTCCGACCCACTCGTTTGAAAAAAATAGGTCAATCCGTACTGGTGGGGGATAGAGTCTTGGTCAAAGCCGGTGATTCTGAAAGGGGGGCCATAGTAGAGGTGTTACCGAGAACTACAGAACTAGAACGCCCCCCCATGGCTAACGCCGACCAGATTTTCTTAGTCTTTTCCCTACAAGCTCCCCCCCTAGAGCCTATTCAATTGAGTCGTTTTCTAGTCAAGGCCGAGTCTACCCGTTTAAGCCTATTGTTGGGTCTAAATAAGGTGGATTTGGTGGAAGAGGGGGAGGTGGAAAAATGGCAGCAAACCCTCCAGTCTTGGGGATATGACCCCCACTTTTTTAGCGTAAGTCACAATATTGGTATAACCCCCCTTATTGAGGCCTTGAAAGACAAAATAACCATCCTAGCAGGACCTAGTGGAGTGGGTAAGTCTAGTTTAATATCCCTCCTTATTCCCCAGGTGAAAGTAAGAATTGGTGCTGTATCCGCCAAACTCCACCGCGGCAGACATACCACTCGTCACGTGGAATTGTTCCAACTACCCCAGGGAGGATTCATTGCAGATAGCCCCGGTTTTAATCAACCACAGTTGG
This genomic window from Geminocystis sp. M7585_C2015_104 contains:
- a CDS encoding sulfurtransferase TusA family protein, with the protein product MSKVTLLDLRGTPCPINFIRSKLQLEKMKPGELLEIWLDAGEPIEQVPNSLSTEGYNIEGIEERDGFFAVCVRA
- the rsgA gene encoding small ribosomal subunit biogenesis GTPase RsgA, which produces MTLEIGNPQEYKLGTVISAQANFYQVRLEKGDTLLCVRPTRLKKIGQSVLVGDRVLVKAGDSERGAIVEVLPRTTELERPPMANADQIFLVFSLQAPPLEPIQLSRFLVKAESTRLSLLLGLNKVDLVEEGEVEKWQQTLQSWGYDPHFFSVSHNIGITPLIEALKDKITILAGPSGVGKSSLISLLIPQVKVRIGAVSAKLHRGRHTTRHVELFQLPQGGFIADSPGFNQPQLDIHPQSLIYYFPEGRMRLAEKSCKFQDCLHRNEPGCVVRGDWERYPYYLLFLQEAIEYQQQLQRRREEESTVKVKVKAKGEQYTEPKLELKKYRRLSRKVSHQEVLASLEEEIETDENSYQ